A genome region from Acidobacteriota bacterium includes the following:
- a CDS encoding ABC transporter ATP-binding protein, which translates to MELELRGITKRFPGVVANENVNLTIRSGEIVGLLGENGAGKSTLMNIMYGLYSATEGEILVDGQVQDFQGPSDAIAAGIGMVHQHFMLVPVLSVAENVVLGVEPLKKKRTPWVFLGLVAAALVVLATKLFGLFGVEEGIEFGVVVLLAAFAGIAWALHRDSLDIDESRRDVLEISARYGLEVDPDALIENLPVGLQQRVEIIKVLFREAEIIIFDEPTAVLTPQEVQEFFAIMRSLQEAGKGVVFITHKLNEITEVCDRIAVLRRGKVVGETTPAETSAQQLAEMMVGRPVDLQVSKAPAKPGDVVLEVQGLTVEDDRGQTAVKDVSFQVRSGEIVGIAGIQGNGQTELVEAITGLRTGVSGTTLLNGEDISHGTPRSIHDAGAAHVPEDRQRMGLVLPFTLTENIVLNTYHLAPFSNGVVMDWPASQKVAEELIEQYDVRTPSAVVAASNLSGGNQQKVIVAREFSRNAPLVVASQPTRGIDVGSIEYIHERIVEQRDNGAAILIVSTELDEIMALSDRILVMYEGEIVAETTPSETTTTDLGLWMAGATV; encoded by the coding sequence TTGGAGCTTGAATTGCGGGGGATCACGAAACGATTCCCCGGTGTCGTCGCAAACGAAAATGTAAACCTCACCATTCGTTCGGGCGAGATTGTCGGCCTTCTTGGGGAAAACGGTGCCGGCAAGTCGACGCTCATGAACATCATGTACGGGCTGTATTCGGCTACCGAGGGCGAGATTCTTGTCGATGGCCAAGTGCAAGACTTCCAGGGTCCCTCCGACGCCATTGCTGCCGGGATCGGAATGGTTCACCAGCACTTCATGCTCGTGCCGGTACTCTCGGTCGCCGAGAACGTTGTGCTCGGGGTGGAACCGCTCAAGAAGAAGCGCACCCCCTGGGTGTTCTTGGGGTTGGTGGCTGCCGCATTGGTGGTTCTGGCGACGAAGTTGTTCGGTCTCTTTGGCGTCGAAGAGGGGATCGAGTTTGGTGTAGTTGTCCTGCTTGCAGCCTTTGCGGGGATTGCGTGGGCGCTTCACAGAGACTCCTTGGACATCGACGAATCTCGTCGGGATGTACTGGAGATCTCGGCACGGTACGGACTTGAAGTTGACCCGGATGCGCTGATCGAGAACCTCCCCGTTGGCCTCCAGCAGCGAGTAGAAATCATCAAGGTGCTGTTTCGTGAGGCGGAGATCATCATCTTCGACGAGCCGACCGCGGTTCTCACGCCACAGGAAGTACAGGAGTTTTTCGCCATCATGCGGTCGTTGCAGGAGGCGGGCAAGGGTGTCGTTTTCATTACTCATAAACTCAACGAAATCACCGAAGTCTGCGATCGGATCGCGGTGTTGCGTCGCGGCAAGGTCGTTGGTGAGACGACTCCAGCTGAGACGAGCGCCCAGCAGCTTGCAGAGATGATGGTCGGCCGGCCTGTCGATCTGCAGGTCTCCAAGGCGCCGGCGAAACCGGGTGATGTGGTGCTCGAGGTGCAAGGGCTCACCGTTGAGGATGACCGCGGGCAGACCGCTGTGAAGGACGTGTCGTTCCAAGTCCGTTCCGGTGAAATAGTCGGCATCGCAGGCATCCAGGGGAATGGTCAGACAGAGCTTGTCGAGGCCATCACAGGCCTGCGCACAGGCGTGAGCGGCACGACGTTGCTCAACGGGGAGGACATCTCTCACGGGACACCGCGTTCCATTCATGACGCCGGCGCGGCACATGTACCCGAGGACCGCCAGCGAATGGGTTTGGTTCTGCCGTTCACATTGACCGAGAACATTGTGCTGAACACGTACCACCTCGCGCCATTCTCTAACGGGGTCGTGATGGATTGGCCCGCATCACAAAAGGTCGCCGAGGAACTGATCGAGCAGTACGACGTGCGGACGCCGTCTGCCGTCGTCGCTGCTTCGAATCTCTCGGGCGGGAATCAGCAGAAGGTGATCGTTGCACGCGAATTTTCTCGAAACGCGCCCCTGGTCGTCGCTAGCCAGCCGACTCGCGGAATCGATGTTGGATCGATTGAGTACATTCACGAGCGCATCGTTGAGCAGCGTGACAACGGTGCCGCGATCCTCATCGTGTCAACGGAACTCGACGAGATCATGGCATTGAGCGATCGGATTTTAGTCATGTACGAAGGAGAGATCGTTGCCGAAACCACCCCCAGTGAAACTACGACGACGGATCTGGGACTGTGGATGGCGGGCGCAACCGTATGA
- a CDS encoding ABC transporter permease — translation MDDITGVGTSWRGALLVPALALLTALIAGALIISVSDLDLLALWKSDPVLAFTETWAKISGAYSAMFRGAFGDLQGVSDTLTRSAPLILAGLSVAVGFKAGLFNIGAEGQMVIGGLTAVIVGFSFDLPAVIHLPLAILGGFVGGFAWGAIPGLLRAKTGAHEVITTIMLNFIAINLLSYLLKTSFIQQPGRDDARSKLVQETARLPRLLGFLNDPALRVHLGIVIALLAAGAVYWLLFKTTLGFELRSLGANPDAARYAGMNVLWLYVAAMGIAGGLAGLAGVNPTLGLQFRATPGFTASIGFDAIALALLGRSHPVGVVFAGILFGALRSGGQEMQAATGISIDLVLVIGALIVVFIAAPALIRSIYRVKTEDAAASVTKGLA, via the coding sequence ATGGATGACATCACCGGCGTCGGCACCTCCTGGCGTGGCGCGTTGCTGGTGCCTGCGCTAGCGCTGCTCACCGCACTGATTGCCGGCGCGCTCATCATTTCGGTCTCTGATCTTGATCTGCTTGCGTTGTGGAAATCTGACCCGGTGCTGGCTTTCACGGAGACATGGGCCAAAATTTCGGGGGCGTACTCTGCAATGTTTCGTGGAGCGTTTGGCGACCTCCAGGGAGTATCCGACACTTTGACCCGTTCTGCGCCGTTGATCCTTGCCGGTCTGTCTGTGGCGGTGGGCTTCAAGGCAGGTTTGTTCAACATCGGTGCAGAGGGCCAAATGGTCATTGGTGGTCTAACCGCTGTCATCGTTGGCTTTTCGTTTGACCTTCCCGCAGTCATCCATCTTCCGTTGGCGATACTCGGTGGGTTTGTGGGCGGGTTTGCATGGGGCGCGATACCGGGACTGCTGCGGGCGAAGACCGGTGCCCACGAAGTTATAACGACGATCATGTTGAACTTCATCGCGATCAACTTGCTGTCCTATTTGTTGAAGACGTCTTTTATCCAGCAGCCCGGTCGGGACGACGCACGTTCAAAATTGGTCCAGGAGACCGCCCGCCTTCCCCGTTTGCTTGGCTTCTTGAACGATCCGGCTCTGCGTGTCCACCTCGGCATCGTCATTGCGTTGCTCGCTGCGGGAGCGGTCTACTGGTTGTTGTTCAAGACAACCCTCGGGTTCGAGCTCCGGTCCCTTGGTGCGAACCCTGACGCCGCTCGGTACGCCGGGATGAACGTGTTGTGGTTGTACGTCGCCGCGATGGGGATTGCCGGCGGGCTCGCCGGCTTGGCGGGCGTCAACCCGACGTTGGGACTCCAGTTCCGTGCTACGCCTGGTTTCACGGCCTCTATCGGATTTGATGCCATCGCGCTTGCACTGCTGGGCAGGTCACACCCCGTGGGCGTGGTGTTTGCGGGGATTCTATTTGGCGCCCTGCGATCTGGCGGGCAGGAGATGCAGGCCGCGACTGGTATTTCGATTGATCTAGTGCTGGTCATCGGCGCACTCATTGTCGTGTTCATCGCAGCCCCCGCGCTCATAAGGTCCATCTACAGGGTTAAGACCGAGGACGCCGCTGCGTCAGTCACCAAAGGACTCGCGTAA
- a CDS encoding ABC transporter permease, translating into MSDTAVQGASLVATQRRAKRLGWFYIALAAFVTLVFGFTVTGDGDSSLGLVLARDRFADFEFGIGSIRILPSLVIPAATTNFLIAAIIAFFGGRLLTKKSTKASNSTLALVVALFLLAFLIWAAAGQSFNLASMLRQAVLRSAPLTFGAIAGVLSERVAVVNIAIEGMLLGGAFTGVIVGSLYGAWPGVLAATITGAMLAWVLAVLSIKYKVDQIISGVVINIFVLGLTSFLAVQILTQNPDLNNSPRIGRWSVPILSDIPFVGTVLFQQNMFVYIMFGLVAVTTYGLFHTRWGLRARAVGEHPRAADTLGLDVYRIRYIGVILGGVVAGFGGAFFTIGQVGRFDENMTAGRGFIALAAMIFGRWHPVGAMGAAMVFGFSDAIANKLGILNTPIPSEFLAMAPYIATLIVVAGVVGKSRPPAADGIPYDKQ; encoded by the coding sequence ATGAGCGACACAGCTGTGCAGGGTGCTTCGCTGGTTGCGACGCAACGTCGCGCAAAACGCCTCGGATGGTTCTACATTGCGCTGGCCGCGTTTGTCACTCTTGTGTTTGGGTTCACCGTGACCGGCGATGGCGATTCTTCGCTGGGCCTTGTGTTAGCCCGAGACAGATTTGCCGATTTCGAGTTTGGTATTGGGTCGATCCGCATTCTGCCGAGTCTCGTGATTCCCGCCGCGACGACCAACTTCTTGATCGCGGCGATCATCGCGTTTTTTGGGGGGCGGCTGCTCACCAAAAAGTCCACAAAAGCTTCAAACAGCACCTTGGCCTTGGTCGTTGCGCTGTTTCTGTTGGCGTTTCTCATCTGGGCCGCCGCCGGCCAATCATTCAACCTCGCATCCATGTTGCGCCAGGCTGTGCTGCGCTCAGCCCCGCTGACATTTGGGGCGATTGCGGGAGTGCTCTCTGAGCGGGTTGCGGTGGTCAACATTGCGATCGAAGGAATGCTGCTTGGAGGTGCCTTTACCGGTGTGATCGTCGGGTCGTTGTACGGTGCATGGCCGGGCGTGCTTGCTGCAACGATTACTGGTGCGATGTTGGCCTGGGTGCTTGCGGTGTTGTCGATCAAGTACAAGGTCGATCAAATTATTTCTGGTGTGGTGATCAACATCTTCGTGTTGGGACTGACGTCGTTCTTAGCAGTGCAGATTCTGACCCAGAACCCTGACCTAAACAACAGTCCCCGCATCGGGCGGTGGAGTGTGCCAATTCTGTCCGATATCCCGTTCGTAGGCACGGTGCTCTTCCAACAGAACATGTTCGTCTACATCATGTTTGGACTCGTGGCCGTCACTACATACGGACTCTTCCACACCCGCTGGGGACTCCGTGCAAGAGCAGTAGGCGAGCACCCGCGGGCCGCTGACACACTGGGTCTTGATGTGTATCGCATCCGATACATTGGTGTCATCCTCGGCGGGGTTGTTGCGGGGTTTGGTGGTGCTTTCTTCACGATCGGCCAGGTCGGGCGATTCGACGAGAACATGACTGCTGGACGCGGGTTCATTGCACTTGCTGCGATGATTTTCGGCCGTTGGCACCCGGTGGGTGCAATGGGCGCCGCGATGGTGTTCGGGTTCTCCGATGCCATTGCAAACAAGCTCGGCATCCTGAACACCCCAATACCGTCCGAGTTCCTTGCAATGGCCCCATACATTGCAACGTTGATCGTCGTGGCTGGCGTGGTTGGAAAGTCCCGCCCTCCGGCAGCCGACGGTATCCCGTACGACAAGCAGTAA